A stretch of the Tannerella serpentiformis genome encodes the following:
- a CDS encoding imelysin family protein produces MIKKYLRTSLLLTVGAMLTWGFSSCEKNNDPIEKGLTEKQKEMSQIAKQYVDNTVNLTYKNLAAETSELYDKLKAAKEKFLKDPKSLTQAEVDEICKTFIKARSSYEQSEAFLFGAATDFGVDPHIDTWPLDVDGLAAALTNKYQLEKLGGDENDAIAYAAGKLGQELLGFHGIEFVIFRNGKNRTVAALQANEDNEAFTAIKAQVTGAEELTYATAVAGDLRDRCYQLEVAWNANAPKAHKDRVEEIELPSSRNGKSYTDDLLGATKAGSGYATWEEVMTTILKAGCENICDEVANTKIGNPYSGKDKNYIESPYSQRSFIDFHDNLISIQNSLYGGINGNRNEALSIMAFMKKYDAAQASKLESDLKAALKALEDCQTQLKGGFVSNISNPLVGEAQKKIQTLDEDLNKAAEWFSKQ; encoded by the coding sequence ATGATTAAGAAGTATCTTAGAACGTCATTGCTCCTCACCGTAGGGGCAATGCTGACATGGGGATTCTCCTCATGCGAGAAAAACAATGATCCTATCGAGAAAGGGCTTACCGAGAAGCAGAAAGAGATGAGTCAGATCGCCAAGCAGTATGTGGATAACACGGTCAACCTGACTTACAAAAACCTCGCTGCTGAGACCTCTGAGCTCTACGACAAGCTCAAGGCTGCCAAGGAAAAGTTCCTCAAAGACCCCAAGAGCCTCACGCAGGCCGAGGTGGACGAGATCTGCAAAACGTTCATCAAGGCTCGTTCCAGCTACGAGCAGAGTGAGGCCTTCCTCTTTGGTGCCGCTACCGATTTCGGCGTAGATCCGCACATCGACACTTGGCCGCTCGACGTGGACGGTCTGGCTGCCGCCCTGACCAACAAGTACCAGCTGGAGAAGCTCGGCGGTGACGAAAACGACGCTATCGCCTACGCGGCCGGTAAGCTCGGACAGGAGTTGCTCGGCTTCCACGGCATCGAATTCGTGATCTTCCGCAACGGCAAGAACCGCACCGTCGCTGCGCTGCAAGCCAACGAGGACAACGAGGCTTTCACCGCCATCAAGGCCCAGGTGACAGGCGCCGAGGAGCTGACTTACGCCACGGCTGTGGCGGGCGACCTCCGCGACCGTTGCTACCAGCTCGAGGTGGCTTGGAACGCCAACGCGCCCAAGGCTCACAAGGATCGGGTGGAAGAGATCGAACTCCCGTCTTCGCGTAACGGAAAATCGTACACCGATGACCTGCTCGGCGCTACCAAAGCCGGCAGCGGCTACGCTACCTGGGAAGAGGTCATGACCACCATCCTCAAGGCCGGATGTGAGAACATCTGCGACGAGGTGGCCAACACCAAGATCGGCAATCCCTACTCGGGCAAGGACAAGAATTACATCGAGTCGCCCTACAGCCAGCGCTCCTTCATCGATTTCCACGACAACTTGATCAGTATCCAGAACTCGCTCTATGGCGGCATCAATGGCAATCGCAATGAGGCCCTCTCGATCATGGCCTTCATGAAGAAGTACGACGCAGCCCAGGCTTCTAAGCTCGAGAGCGATCTCAAGGCTGCCCTGAAGGCCCTCGAGGACTGCCAGACGCAGCTCAAGGGTGGCTTTGTGAGCAACATCTCCAATCCGCTCGTAGGCGAGGCGCAGAAGAAGATCCAAACCCTGGATGAAGATCTGAACAAGGCTGCCGAGTGGTTCTCGAAACAGTAA
- a CDS encoding lysophospholipid acyltransferase family protein: MKKRLGKWLLGLMGWRVGPAGNEVAKCVICVAPHTSNMDFIIGELFYLAIGKQAAFLMKKEWFAFPLGLFFRALGGVPIDRSRNTSMTEQMAAEFARRDRFRLAITPEGTRKRVDEWKRGFYYIALKAGVPIQLGYIDYGRKEVGIMETFRPTGDAEADIQYIRSRYEGMTGNHSERFQ; the protein is encoded by the coding sequence ATGAAGAAGAGACTTGGTAAGTGGCTTTTGGGCCTGATGGGCTGGCGTGTAGGGCCGGCAGGTAACGAGGTGGCGAAGTGCGTGATCTGCGTAGCGCCACACACGAGCAATATGGATTTCATCATCGGCGAACTGTTTTATCTCGCCATTGGCAAGCAGGCCGCGTTTTTGATGAAAAAGGAATGGTTCGCCTTTCCGCTGGGCCTCTTCTTTCGCGCCCTCGGTGGCGTCCCGATCGATCGCAGTCGCAACACCTCCATGACGGAGCAGATGGCCGCAGAGTTCGCCCGCCGCGACCGTTTCCGCCTAGCCATCACGCCCGAAGGCACACGCAAACGCGTGGACGAATGGAAGCGGGGCTTCTATTACATCGCGCTCAAGGCCGGCGTACCCATCCAGCTGGGATACATCGACTACGGGCGGAAGGAGGTCGGCATTATGGAGACTTTCCGCCCCACCGGCGACGCCGAAGCCGATATCCAATACATCCGCTCGCGCTACGAGGGCATGACCGGTAATCACAGCGAGCGATTCCAATAA
- a CDS encoding DUF3078 domain-containing protein, whose translation MKKLFLLAAVALLSPTASIMAQDDAPRDTSYWTHSGAASLTFGQTSFTNWAAGGENSVSVLAAFAGKWNYAKDRWMWDNSADLGYGLTYQGSDQIKNDDHIDLATRLGYKASATWAYAAELNFKSQFNKGYSKYPVTDDAAYISKFMAPGYLLGSIGMTYTHPREDLKVLISPVSEKMTFVSDRRLSDEGAYGVEKGDRVLAEFGALVKGTYSKKITENVLFNTEVLLTSAYKTFGNVDVDWKMSLDWKLNKYFTFKANTYLLYDDDIRYVDKDGVKHGPRVQFKEVVGLGLGYIF comes from the coding sequence ATGAAGAAACTATTCCTCCTTGCGGCCGTCGCCCTCCTCAGCCCGACGGCCTCGATCATGGCGCAGGACGACGCGCCGCGCGACACCTCGTATTGGACACACAGCGGTGCCGCCTCGCTGACCTTCGGGCAGACCTCCTTCACCAACTGGGCCGCCGGCGGCGAAAACTCCGTCTCCGTGCTCGCCGCCTTCGCAGGCAAATGGAACTACGCGAAGGATAGATGGATGTGGGACAACTCAGCCGACCTCGGCTACGGCCTCACCTATCAAGGTAGCGACCAGATCAAAAACGACGACCACATCGACCTCGCCACCCGCCTCGGCTACAAGGCCTCAGCCACCTGGGCCTACGCGGCGGAGCTGAACTTCAAGTCGCAATTCAACAAGGGCTACAGCAAGTATCCCGTGACGGACGACGCCGCCTACATCTCCAAATTCATGGCCCCGGGCTACCTGCTCGGATCCATCGGTATGACCTACACCCACCCGCGCGAAGACCTCAAGGTGCTCATCTCGCCCGTGTCTGAAAAGATGACCTTCGTCTCCGACCGCCGCCTCTCCGACGAGGGCGCGTACGGCGTCGAGAAGGGCGACCGCGTGCTGGCCGAGTTCGGCGCCCTGGTCAAGGGCACCTACTCGAAGAAGATCACCGAAAACGTCCTCTTCAACACCGAAGTCCTCCTCACCTCGGCCTACAAAACCTTCGGCAACGTGGACGTGGACTGGAAGATGTCGCTCGACTGGAAGCTCAACAAATACTTCACCTTCAAGGCCAACACCTACCTCCTCTACGACGACGACATCCGCTACGTCGACAAGGACGGCGTGAAGCATGGCCCGCGCGTACAGTTCAAAGAAGTCGTCGGCCTCGGCCTCGGATACATCTTCTAA
- a CDS encoding serine/threonine protein kinase, translating into MILPKGYCLQNGKYCLTEVIGQGGFGITYSGVWNTEVKGELGAVKTAVPICIKEYFFKDYCFRDPATMQVRVHSETGRRLFDKFRERQIQEARILSEVHHPYIVNVLEVFEENNTAYIAMERITGRSLKSLLENEGQLTEPCALKYIDQIGRALEFVHAKNILHLDIKPGNILIDEHDDARLIDFGVSKRYDIDSQETSTTTLTLSKGFAAIEQYDSDGLTGFSPRPDIYSLGATFYNLLTGCVPPESILRVTKPLTEPSRLNANITPRTEHAILRAMQVNPADRYASVREMLDDLDIPPYPERKDQPVAATGQTTQRAPLTNDDERTQLLTADVEETALLTPAEQPTPARRRKGKRRVLIPLLIGLSVLIGWAASYLIGGSKPAPTNEPTANLLLQSDAGSDRSPFDPPTVAPSSAADKQAEKHQSEEKKTDKKTEEKKSDKTETTTRDDASSETSNARYVALVASGKMKMERGAYADAKRDFASAKEIKVTEEVIRLSLACDDRIEEDNVRDRKALYEQGMPFGSYTIVRKKQNGRYGAIDAQGIERIRCIYLSVGRSENGRAFEREDHLYDIYNANGTMVARGLTTY; encoded by the coding sequence ATGATTTTACCGAAAGGATATTGCTTGCAAAACGGGAAATATTGTCTGACAGAGGTCATCGGACAAGGCGGATTCGGAATCACTTATTCGGGCGTTTGGAACACCGAAGTCAAGGGTGAACTGGGAGCCGTAAAGACCGCCGTACCGATTTGTATCAAGGAATATTTCTTCAAAGATTACTGCTTCAGAGACCCCGCCACGATGCAAGTCCGCGTGCATTCGGAGACGGGGCGCAGGCTGTTCGACAAGTTCCGCGAGCGGCAGATCCAGGAGGCACGCATCCTCTCGGAAGTGCACCACCCGTACATCGTGAATGTCCTCGAAGTCTTCGAGGAAAACAACACGGCCTACATCGCTATGGAGCGCATCACGGGCCGATCGCTCAAGTCGTTGCTCGAAAACGAGGGGCAGCTGACGGAGCCGTGCGCACTCAAATATATCGACCAAATCGGGCGCGCGCTAGAGTTTGTACACGCCAAAAACATCCTCCATCTCGACATCAAGCCGGGCAATATCCTGATCGACGAGCACGACGACGCCCGACTGATCGACTTCGGCGTCAGCAAACGCTACGACATCGATAGTCAGGAGACAAGCACTACCACGCTGACCCTCTCGAAGGGCTTCGCCGCCATCGAGCAGTACGACAGCGACGGCCTGACGGGCTTCTCGCCCCGCCCGGACATCTATTCGCTCGGCGCCACGTTCTACAACCTACTCACGGGCTGCGTGCCCCCCGAATCCATCCTCCGTGTGACTAAACCGCTCACCGAACCTTCGCGGCTGAACGCCAACATCACCCCCCGCACCGAACACGCCATCCTGCGAGCCATGCAGGTGAACCCCGCCGACCGCTACGCGTCCGTCCGCGAAATGCTGGACGACCTCGACATCCCGCCCTATCCCGAACGAAAAGATCAGCCCGTGGCCGCTACCGGCCAAACGACTCAGCGTGCGCCACTCACGAACGACGACGAGCGGACGCAGTTGCTCACCGCCGACGTCGAAGAGACGGCCCTCCTCACTCCGGCGGAACAGCCCACCCCGGCGCGTCGGCGAAAGGGCAAACGCCGCGTATTGATCCCGCTATTGATCGGCCTCTCGGTGCTGATCGGCTGGGCCGCGTCGTACCTGATCGGCGGCAGCAAACCGGCACCAACGAACGAACCGACGGCCAACCTATTGCTGCAAAGCGACGCAGGCAGTGATCGCTCGCCGTTCGATCCGCCCACGGTAGCGCCCTCGTCGGCCGCAGACAAACAGGCGGAAAAACATCAGTCGGAGGAGAAAAAGACGGACAAGAAGACCGAGGAGAAGAAATCCGATAAGACGGAAACTACCACGCGTGACGATGCCTCATCCGAGACCTCAAACGCGCGCTACGTCGCCCTGGTCGCCTCCGGAAAGATGAAGATGGAACGCGGCGCCTATGCCGACGCCAAGCGTGACTTTGCGAGCGCGAAAGAGATCAAGGTGACCGAAGAGGTGATCCGCCTTAGTTTGGCTTGCGACGACCGCATCGAGGAGGACAACGTCCGCGACCGCAAAGCGCTCTACGAGCAGGGCATGCCCTTCGGCAGCTACACCATCGTTCGCAAAAAGCAGAACGGACGCTACGGCGCCATCGACGCGCAAGGCATCGAGCGCATCCGCTGCATCTACCTCAGTGTGGGGCGATCGGAAAACGGGCGTGCCTTCGAACGCGAAGACCACCTCTACGACATCTACAACGCCAACGGCACGATGGTAGCCCGGGGGCTCACAACGTATTGA